AAAGAAGCTAGAAATTACACGTCAAATGTTAAAGGTGCTTTTAAAATTAAAACATCCCGTGAGTATAATTACTAAAAACTCTTTAATACTTAGAGATCTAGATATTCTAACGGAAATGACAAGTATGAATTTAGTTCGAGTCAGCATCTCCATAACCTCATTATTAGAGGAAACTAGAAGAATGGTAGAACCAAGAACAGCTACCATTAAGAAAAGACTTGAAACAGTTAGAATTCTTTCAGAAAATGGAATTCCAGTCAATGTAATGATGGCGCCTATAATTCCATCAATTAATAGTCATGAAATTTTACCTTTAGTTAAAAGAGTGAGTGAGTTAGGAGCGGTATCAGTTGGGTATACCGTTGTTAGATTGAATGGGGTTATAGGTGAAATTTTTACAAAATGGGTTAGAACAACGTATCCAGACAGAGCGGACAAAATATTACATCAAATAGAATGTTGTCATAATGGAAGTTTGAATGATTCGAGATATGGAAATAGAATGAGAGGAGAAGGGAAAATAGCTGAGCAAATTAAGATGCAGTTCAAGTTAGCTAGAAAATTGTACTTAAAAGAAAGTCATTTTCCTCCATTAGATTTTACTAAATTTGATAAATACCAAACCAATCAAATGACGTTGTTTTAATGGAGTTTTATAATCAACTTTTGGAAGTTTTGTCTTCAAATTGGGAGCAAGAAATAGTTCTTAAAAGAAATGAGTATTTAGTTTCTAAAGACACTATAAATTCGGATTTGTTTTTAGTAGAAGAGGGGAGTTTACGAGTGTTTATCGATGATGATGAAGAGGAGCACACTATTCGGTTTGGATATAAAAATTCTATCATTACTGCTTTAGATTGTTTTTTAACAGAAACTCCGACAAGATTCTATATTCAGGCATTGAAAAAGTGTAAGTTAAAAATGATTTCAAAAAATGCATTTACAGAGTTAATGCAATCGACTGAAGAAAATAGAAAGATTTGGGAACAACTACTGCAGAGTTTTGTTTTTCAACAAATCGAAAGAGAAATAGATTTAATTACCTATTCTCCTCAAAAAAGATTTGAGAATGTACTACATAGAAGTCCACAAGTATTTCAAGAAATTCCAATGAAATATATTGCTTCTTATTTGAGAATGACACCTGAAACGTTATCTAGAATTTTAAAAACTCTTGATTAAACTCAAGAATTACGAATTTTAAAATGTTCAAATTTGAATAAAAAATTAGAATGGTTTTTAATACAAATGAATTACTTCAAGATTTAAAGGAGTTAGTTGAATCGCATATAAACTATGTAGAACAATTGCAGCAATTGTCAGAGGCTGATTTACAAAAAAAGCAAACTCCAACATCATGGTCTGCAATAGAATGCCTAGAACATTTGAATTTATATGCCGAATTTTATAATAAGGAGATAAGAAAAAGAATAAATAAATCTAGATACCCGAAATCAACATTTTTTAAATCGGGTTTTTTAGGGAATAAGTTTGCGTTAGATATGCTTCCAAAAGAAGGTATGAAAACGATGAAAACTTTTAAAAGTAAGAATCCTATCTATTCAAATTTAGTTGCAAAAGAGGTGTTAATTCAATTTTTAAAACTACAAAAAGAATTGGAGCAATTATTAGAAATGGCTAGCGAGGTTGATCTAACAAAAACTAAAACAGCTATTACGTTACCACTCTTAAAATTTAGATTAGGTGATACGTTTCGATTTGTTATTTATCACAATGAACGCCATATAGTACAAGTTAAAAAAACTTTAAAATAAAAGAGCGTACTTAAAAGTACACTCTTTATACTATTCTATTTCTCTTCTTGTTATTTAATATCTAAAAAAATACCTCCAGAAAAGGAAGGGTTTGCTGCGATGATTCTTCCAGATACAGCACTATCAAAACTAGCAGAAACTCCTAGTTTGTTTGTAATGTAGTAAGCTACTTCAAGGCCAAAACTTGTGAATTCGATATTATTCGCAAAAATACTACCATTGCTATTTGCAGCAGTTAGTGTACCATTTTTAAAAGACTTTAATACGTTTAATCGTCCAATAAACCAAAGTTTATTATGAAACATATTAACTCCAGCTTCTAGTCCTCCTCTAAATTCATCTGAAAAACCTTTAGATCTGTTGTTATAACCTATATATGTTTTAGCATAAAAAGGAAGATCTCCTAAAGTTGTAGAGTACCCCAAAGAAGTAGATAAATATTGATTAAACTCTCCATCACCTGTTTGAAAACTTCCATCACTACCTCCGTTGGCATCTCCAGTAGGTAATCCCAATAAAAGCTTAACATCGGCAGCCCATTTTCCTTTCTTAAAAAAGGCATAACGAGCTCCTAAATCAATATCTCCAAAAGAATTAAAACCTTCTCCTTCTTGAATAGTATTGTTATTAGTACCTGAAATTTGGTTGTTTTGAGCTGTTCTTGTAAAAAATGGTACATAAGCAATAAGATCAAACTTATTTGAAATACCATATTCAGCATACATATTTATGTTAAATTGAGTTCTTGTTACGTTTGGGTCTATTGCACCAGTATCAGTATAATGTTGATCTGATTTTAAGTACCATGCCGAAAGTTTATAATATCCATTTCCTTTTCCTTTAGACCATTGAGCAACTAAAGATGTTGAACTAAAGGCAAATACTATAAGTATTAAAATATATTTTTTCATATGTAAAGTAGTTTCTTGATTTAATTGATTTCAGCATCTCCAACTTTTACACTAAAAGGCTTACACCAGTATAAAAGATGTGAGAAATCGTTAATTTTAGTGTCTTTTATAGTGTATGTATGTGCTCCATTAAAAACAGAAACAGCAGAAATTTCTTTAGCACCACTTACGGTATTTGAGTTGTTGGTAAGGTATAAGAACAATCCTGGTAAACTTGATGAAGCTCTATAATCATCATTTACAATTAACTCTAAATCATTGGTGTTAGGAATCTCCTTCAATGTAAAGGTTCCTGTTAATGTATAGCTACTAGTAGTTCTTATGGTTCCAGTTTTTTCTTTCGGACCAGAATTATCTACCATATCTTCAGTTGCGGTAACAGTATTACTTGTTGATAATGTCGCTCCATTAGAAGAAGTAGTACTTGCTGTAATGGTGGCTGTACCTTTGGTAAAAGCAGTGATTAATCCTGTAGAAGACACAGAAATTATAGC
The sequence above is a segment of the Tenacibaculum sp. 190130A14a genome. Coding sequences within it:
- a CDS encoding Crp/Fnr family transcriptional regulator, which gives rise to MEFYNQLLEVLSSNWEQEIVLKRNEYLVSKDTINSDLFLVEEGSLRVFIDDDEEEHTIRFGYKNSIITALDCFLTETPTRFYIQALKKCKLKMISKNAFTELMQSTEENRKIWEQLLQSFVFQQIEREIDLITYSPQKRFENVLHRSPQVFQEIPMKYIASYLRMTPETLSRILKTLD
- a CDS encoding Ig-like domain-containing protein, with translation MKHLQFLLVFVFLFQSCIDNDIINDTVEEKLSINNPIQELTINNTYQYTTKYTDNVGNVQAAQISWNSSDPAIISVSSTGLITAFTKGTATITASTTSSNGATLSTSNTVTATEDMVDNSGPKEKTGTIRTTSSYTLTGTFTLKEIPNTNDLELIVNDDYRASSSLPGLFLYLTNNSNTVSGAKEISAVSVFNGAHTYTIKDTKINDFSHLLYWCKPFSVKVGDAEIN
- a CDS encoding DinB family protein gives rise to the protein MVFNTNELLQDLKELVESHINYVEQLQQLSEADLQKKQTPTSWSAIECLEHLNLYAEFYNKEIRKRINKSRYPKSTFFKSGFLGNKFALDMLPKEGMKTMKTFKSKNPIYSNLVAKEVLIQFLKLQKELEQLLEMASEVDLTKTKTAITLPLLKFRLGDTFRFVIYHNERHIVQVKKTLK